In one window of Arachis ipaensis cultivar K30076 chromosome B06, Araip1.1, whole genome shotgun sequence DNA:
- the LOC107604877 gene encoding cytochrome b-c1 complex subunit Rieske-4, mitochondrial, translating into MLRVAAKRLSSLSSSSWRANRAASAFVSRNPIAPHYDSHDGGSAPQPQFFLPFRGFATGLPVHANENSIIPEIPATVAAVKNPSSKIVYDEHNHERYPPGDPSKRAFAYFVLTGGRFVYASLVRLLILKFVLSMSASKDVLALASLEVDLSSIEPGTTVTVKWRGKPVFIRRRTEDDIKLANSVDVGSLRDPQQDAERVKNPEWLIVIGVCTHLGCIPLPNAGDFGGWFCPCHGSHYDISGRIRKGPAPYNLEVPTYTFLEENKLLIG; encoded by the exons ATGTTGAGGGTTGCAGCAAAGAGGTTGTCTTCTCTGTCATCGTCTTCATGGAGAGCTAACCGTGCCGCCTCTGCCTTCGTCTCTCGGAACCCCATCGCCCCTCACTATGACTCCCACGATGGCGGATCCGCTCCCCAACCCCAATTCTTTCTCCCATTCCGAG GTTTTGCTACTGGATTGCCAGTCCATGCAAACGAAAACAGCATTATTCCTGAAATTCCAGCAACTGTCGCAGCTGTAAAAAACCCTTCCTCTAAGATTGTATACGATGAACACAATCATGAACGATATCCTCCTGGTGACCCAAGCAAGAGGGCATTTGCCTACTTTGTCCTAACAGGTGGCAGATTTGTCTATGCCTCTCTTGTCCGTCTCCTTATCCTCAAGTTTGTGCTCAGTATGTCGGCCAGTAAGGATGTTCTTGCTCTGGCTTCACTTGAAGTTGATCTCTCCAGCATTGAGCCAGGCACCACTGTGACTGTTAAGTGGCGTGGAAAGCCTGTGTTCATCAGGCGTAGGACGGAAGATGATATTAAGCTGGCAAACAGTGTTGACGTTGGATCTCTTCGCGATCCACAGCAGGATGCGGAGAGAGTCAAGAACCCCGAGTGGCTCATTGTGATTGGGGTTTGCACACATTTGGGTTGTATACCCTTGCCAAATGCTGGTGACTTTGGTGGCTGGTTTTGCCCCTGTCATGGTTCACATTACGATATATCTGGCAGAATTAGGAAAGGACCAGCGCCATACAATCTGGAGGTACCAACATATACCTTCTTGGAAGAGAACAAGTTGTTAATTGGTTGA